The window CGGAATATCACAGGCTGAGGCGAAACTCCGGGCTGTCGAGGAAAAATTATCGCAGTCAGCAGAAAATCATGAAGCACTTTTGCAGGAATATTCGCGGCTTGAGAGACGCTTTGAGGATTCCGGGGGGTTCTCGTTCGAGGCTATGGCCATGAAAGTTTTGCGCGGACTCGGCTTCAGGAAGGGCGATGAGTCGAAAAACTGCCGGGACTTTTCCGGCGGATGGAAAATGAGAATCGCTATGGCCGGGCTGTTGCTGTCATCTCCTGATGTGTTACTGCTTGACGAGCCTACGAATCATCTTGACACGGAGTCTATGGAATGGCTTGAAGGCTGGCTCAGGACTCACAAGGGCGCGGTTGTCTCAGTCTCACATGATACGCGCTTTCTTGAGAACACCGCCGAAAATATCGCAGACCTTGAGCACGGAGTCATTACCCTTTACCCTTGCAGTTATGACGAATATTTACAGGCAAAAGAGCAGAGCCGGGAATTGCTGCGGAAAGCATTTGCCCGTCAGCAGTCAGAAATCAGGCACATAGAGTCATTCATTGACCGCTTCAGGTACAAGGCCACGAAAGCCGCGCAGGTTCAGAGCCGTATAAAGCAGCTTGAGAAAATCGAGCGCATAGAATTATCACAGGACGCAAAATCCGTGAAGCTCACAATCCCGGAAGCACCTCCAAGCGGGCGGGAAGTCCTCAGAGTCTCAGACCTCGCGAAATATTATGACGGCGTGAAAGTATTTGAGGGCGTGAATTTCGTCATCGAACGCGGTGAAAGAGTCGCCCTTGTCGGGGTAAACGGCGCGGGAAAATCGACACTGTTACGCCTTCTGAGTCTCACAGAATCGCCCACATCAGGAAGCATTAAGCACGGCCATAACGTGAAATTCTCGTACTACTCACAGGAGAGCGCACAGAATATCAGCTACTCCAACACAGTATGGGAGGAAGCCCGCTCGGTTTCGTCAAAGCTGAATGATGTCGAACGGCGGAATTTGCTGGGGGCGTTTCTGTTTTCGGGGGATGAGATATACAAGCCCGCAGGCGTTCTTTCAGGCGGGGAGAAGGCAAGACTCGCGCTGTACAAGCTGATGATTGAGCCGACAAATTTTCTCATTCTCGATGAGCCTACGAATCATCTTGACACTGACACGCGGGAAATTGTTGAACGGGCATTGCTCAAATATCAGGGTACTTTGCTGATTGTCTCACATGACCGCCATTTTCTTGACGCTCTCGCAGAAAGGGTGCTTGAGATTCGGGACGGGAATTTGTACGATTACCCCGGAAATTACTCGTGGTTTCTTGAGAAGAGAGAACAGACTATAACGCCTGCCGATGACATGAAGCAGTCAGCAAAAACAAAATCCCCTAAGCGTGATGACAATCTCCGGGAGATTCGCGAAATCAAGAAGGCTGTCTCACAGGCAGAGAAAGAAATCTCCGGCCATGAGTCGAGAGTCGCAGAGATTGACGGGCTATTGTGCCTGCCTGAAACGCTGAGGGACTCGCAGAAAGTCCAAGCCTTAATGACGGAACGGGCTAATCTTTCGCGGGGGCTTGAAGAATTATATTCTCGTTGGGAAAATTTGAGCCTGAAACTTGACGGCCTGAAAGGATGATACTTAGTGAGTGATGTTACTGTAATTTGCTGTTGGACGAATGAGAAAATGTACGCTGACTTCCTGAACACGCTGAAGAGTCAGAATATCCCCTGCGAAATTATTGGGATAGATAACCGCGGCAACAAGGCTTTCACGTCCTGCGCGGCGGCGTATAATTCGGTAATCGCTGAAATTGATACTGAGTATGTGATTTACTCCCATCAGGATATTTTGCTGACGGACTCAGACTCGCTGGGAAAATTTCTGTCATACCTTCAGGAAATCGGCCATGATGATATTCTCGGAGTCGCAGGGACTAAATTCGACAGCGGCGGGATATATTCCGGTTTAACCCACAAAGGCAGAGACGGAAAATTATCCCCGGCCGGAAGGAATAATATTGACGGCGGAATAATGGAATGCGACACGGCTGACGAGTGTTTTTTCGGGGGACATACCGAACATTTCAGGGATTATCCGTTTGACGCGGAAACCTGTAACGGATGGCATTTGTACGCGGCTGAATTATGTATCAGGGGAAAAGCTCAGGCCGTCGGCAAAACATATATATGCGCCGTTCCTATAATGCATTTGTCATACGGCAATATAAATCTTGCGTTTTACCGGGATTTCTTCAGGCTGTGCAGGAAATATTCGGGCAAGTTCCCTGTGATTCGCACGACATGCGCGTTTTCGCGGACGGATTTATTTCACCTTCTGCCGAGATTCATATACCTTTGCGGAGGGGTAATTCTCAGGAAACTGGGACTCTATAATCTGGTGAAGAAATTATTACATTGACTGAAGGCGCAAACTTTTCGCGGAACTCTCTCATTCATTGCGGGCGATACCCTGCACTGAGGCAGAAATTTACCCCCCGCGATGATTCACGGAGGGTACGCACATCCTTTACGCTTTGGCCATATTCACGAGGCGCGCTCCGAGGTCATACGCCTTCTTCAGGTCTTCCGGGAAAACTTCCTCCCTGTGTCTCGCTTTCTCCGGCTCGCTGAACATGCTACAGTCATAGCGCGAGTAGTCCGCAAACTGGTATGTGTTGTACGCGCAGACAGTCTCGCAGTGGCCTAACACGAGCTTCATTGCGTCAGCGTTCGGCGCAAGGTATTCGGGGTAATGAATCTTTGCGGCTAAATCTTCCGGGCAGTTCATTGTGTAGATTATTCCGCTGTAAATCGTTCTGTCGATCGCTCTCGGCCTCGTTCCGTCCGGGTTGACCTCGTATTTCATGATTGGGAATAGCAGCCGCTCAATGAATGACCTGAACATGCCAGTGGGATAACTGAAGTACACCGGGCTTCCGGCGATAATGACATCAGACGCTAGTGCCTTCTCCAAGACTGGCCGCAAATCATCACGGTACGCACAGAGTCCTGCGGTCTTGTTGTTCTTGACCTTGCACGCAAAGCACGACACGCACCCTTTGAACTTGTAATCGTAAAGGTGAATCATTTCGCACTCAGCCCCGGAATCGCTTGCTCCCTTCATGGCCGACTCTAACATTTTGTGAGTGTTCCAATTTTTTCGCGGCGAACCGTTCACAAACAAAGCCCTCATTTTTCGTATTGCCCCCTCCGATATGATAGGAGTATTATACTAAACGGCATGGCGATATTAATTCCTCAATAGAATAACGAAAGGAGCAGACCTCAACATGACCTCAAGAATCTTCAAGGCTGAGTCGCAGTACAAAGCATTCATTTTGTCGCTGGCAGTTTTCGGGCTGGCTTACGGATTGTATAAAGCGGTCCTCGATAATTATCTGGCGGAGATAGTCAGCATGTCGCAGTTTGACCGGGGAGTCTCTGAGTTCTTCCGGGAGCTTCCCGGCTTTATGCTGGTGTTCGTTCTCGCGCTGCTCTATGAATTTTCCGCAGAAAAAATCTTCAAGGCCGGAGCGGTAATAATGCTTGCGGGAATGGCTATGCAGTCAGTGATTCCGGCAAGCCGTTTCCTCGTAACATGCGCTGTTTTCGTGTACTCTCTCGGAGAGCATATGCAGTACGGAATGAGAAGCACCCTCGCGCTTGAGTACGCCAGAAACGGCAGGGGAGGCGCGGCACTCGGCCTGCAAAATTCCGCGTACCAGTTCGGGACATTGGCCGGGTATATCGTTGTGGCGATCGTGTTCGGACTCATGGCCGGGAAAATGAATCTCTACCGCCCTGTGTTTGTCGTCTCGTCAGCAATAACACTAATCGGATTCGTAATCACCCTGAAAATGACGGGCAGAAGCGGGCATGAACATACCGTAACAAGATTCTACTTCCGCCGAAAATACTTCAAGTTCTACATGCTTGAGATATTCTACGGGGCAAGAAAGCAGATTTTCTTCACGTTCGGGCCGTACCTGCTTGTATTATTTTACGGGGCGGGGGCTATGGCGATAAGCATATTGTTCGCGCTGTCAGCAATAGCAACGTTCATATTCTCGCCGATTGTCGGGAAGATTATTGACCGTTACGGCTACAAAATTGTGATGGTAATGGACACGCTTATACTTGTTATTGTGTGCTTCTTCTACGGTTTCGCACATCATATTTTCCCGAAAAATATAGCGTTCCTCGTCTGCTGTGTGAATTACATCCTCGACGCTGTAATCTCCCTCGCGTCAATGGCCTCAAATGTATACGTTCAGGACTTATCCGACACTCCTGAAGAGGTCAAAGCGACAATAGCGACAGGAGTCTCAGTCAATCATTTAATCACTATACTGATTGCGTTATTCGGGGGATGGATATGGCAGACGATGGGAATCGAGACGCTTTTCATGATGTCGGCGATTTTCGGACTGTTCAACAGCGCATACGCCGCGACGATTAACACGGAGGACAGCAGGCGGGCTTTTGTGTGAGTGAGTGAAAATGGGAGAGTCTGAAGTGCGAGATTCTCCCGTGAATATTGCTACCTTGCGCGGGGTCTATGATGTCCGGGGTGGCTGTGCCTTGCGACCGGGTGAGGGACTCTGTGATGAGGCGGGGCGGGGCGGTAATGCGGACGCGGTGCGGGGCAATACACTGTTCTGTCTCTGTCCCTCGGCAAATTGTTGTGGATTACCATTCCGGCGATTACTCCCACGATTCCGGCGGCGATTATTGTCCCGGTGTTGTCGTCTTTCCTGATTACTGTATCATTCTGCTGTGCTGGAGTCGTTTTTGCTGACGGCCGTACGGTTCTGCCTGACGCGGCGGCTAAGAGTGCTCTTCTCTGCGAGGGCGTAACGGCTTCTGGATATTCCGAGATTAGGCGGGTTACTGCGCTCCGGCAAGTCTCAGACATTCTCCCGCCTTCCGACACCCATAACATGCAGGCGCGCCTTTCTTCCGGCAAAAGATTCGCAAATGCGCTCGTGCCTGAATAAGTTATCATTGCATCGCGCGCTTCTTCCTCGCTGTAAGCAAATGACATTGACGAAAAAATTATGACGAGTCCGAGTGCTGATAGTGTGAGCAAAATTTTTCTCATAGTTTCATTCCACCTTTCATGGCCGGATAATAGCACGGAGTCATATAGAGATTGTGAATATACCGTATAATATCCCTAATCCATAACGAGAGAGGAAAAAGAAAATGGCGCCTTGTTTTTCACACAGCTACATTTCTCCACTTGGCGGGATAACTTTGTGCAGCGACGGGGAAAATATCACAGCCCTGTATTTTTCTGACATGCTCAGGGAAGACAGCGCACACGCTGAACCTCAAAGCCTGCCGGTGTTTGAACAGGCTCGCGAATGGCTCGATATATATTTCAGCGGAAAGAAACCGGGCTTTATCCCTCCGCTGAAGATTGAAGGCTCAGAGTTTCACAGGTCAATATGCGGAATAATTCTCACAATAACTTTCGGCCATGTCATGACGTATTCAGAAATAGCGAAGGTGAACGCTGAACGCAGGAAAATTCCGGGCATATCCCCGCAAGCTGTTGGCAGAGTTGCCGCGAACAACAAAATACTCATCATGATACCGTGCCACAGGGTTATAGGCTCAAAAGGGAGTCTCACAGGCTACAGCGGAGGAATCTCACGTAAATTGAAGCTGCTTGAGCTTGAAGGGTTTGACATATCCCAGCTGTCAAAGCACTAAACACACAAAGGAGGCAAAAATCACATGGGAATGAGAGGTATTCACACGTCAGTAAATGACATAAGACGCGCAATTTTTTCTGAGGTCGCAAAATTATCCTATAACTACAAGCCCGGCGATCTCTCCGAAATGGAGCGCATACCGTACAGAGTCATCCCCGGAGAAATCTCACACTACCGCGATGATGTCTTCCTCGAACGCGCAATAGTCCGCGAAAGAATCAGGCTGGCAATGGGACTCCCTCTCCGAAAAGCCTCCGAACATGCTCCCGTCTCAACAGGCGCTGAAGAATGCGTACACCCGGAGAAATACTACCAGCCCCCGCTGATCAACATAATCAAGTTCGCGTGCCACTCATGCCCGGACAACAAAGTAGTAATCACAGACCAGTGTCAGGGGTGTATTGCCCGGCCATGTTCGCAGGTCTGTCCGAAAGACGCAATATATTTCGAGCGCGGACAGGGGCATATCAATTACGAGAAGTGCATAAAGTGCGGGAAATGTATGGGCGTGTGTCAGTACGGCGTAATTCTGAGAATGCAGAGGCCCTGCGCTGTTGCCTGCGGAATGAAGGCTATTGTTACGGACGAATACGGGCGGGCGGACATAGATCAGGAAAAATGCGTGTCCTGCGGAATGTGCCTGGCTAACTGTCCTTTCGGGGCGATTGCGGACAAGGCTCAAATATTCCAGTGCATTCAGGCAATACGGAGCGAGACTCCTGTTTACGCGGCTATAGCTCCTGCTGTGGCGGGTCAGTTCGGGAAGACTCTTACGCCTGAGAAAATGCGGGCGGCGTTTATGGCACTGGGCTTTGCTGACGTTATAGAGGTTGCCGTGGGCGCGGACTTATGCACATTGCAGGAGGCTGAAGATTTCGTGAAGGAAGTCCCCGACAGACTGCCCTTCATGGGAACATCGTGCTGTCCGGCGTGGTCAGTCATGGCAAAAAAAGAGTTCCCGCAGTTCGCCGAATGTATCAGCATGGCATTGACTCCGATGGTCTTGACCGGGCGACTCATCAAGAAGGAACACCCCGGGTGCAAGGTTGCCTTCATTGGGCCTTGCGCGGCGAAAAAACTAGAGGCAAGCCGCAGAAGCGTACGGAGTGATGTTGATTTTGTGCTTACGTTCGAGGAAGTACTCGGAATGTTTGAGGCCAAAGAGGTAGATTTCGACTATCTTGAGAAAATGCCCGTGCCTGACAACGCAAGCGCGGACGGACGCGGGTTTGCTGTGTCGGGCGGAGTCGCTGAGGCTGTCGTGAATTGCATCAAGAATCTTCACCCGGAACGTGAAGTACTCACCGAACGCGCCGAGGGTCTCAATGACTGCCGGAAAATGTTGCTGATGGCCAAAGCAGGAAAGCGGAACGGTTATTTGCTTGAGGGCATGGCCTGCCCCGGAGGGTGTGTAGGCGGAGCGGGAACGGTTGAGCTTATCACGCAGGCGGCCGGGGAAGTCGCGAAAATCAAGCGTATCAGCAAGAAGGCTCATGCCTATGAGAGCGAGTTCGAGAAAATTTTGCCTGATCTTGAGGAATAGCGGCTGAGAATTTTTGCGGCCTTGTTATTTTTTGCCTGCGGGATTTGGAGTCATGCTTTTTTCCTGCGGGCAAATTTCTTTTCTCCTCATCTTTCGTGAAATCGTCTGTACCGCCCCGCTCACTAGTCGCAGGCCACCCCGCTAAGGTAATTGACCGCGATGTTCAGTGGAAATTTTAACGGCTGATATAATTATCACTTACGCAAAAAATCTCATAGCAAAGGAAAATCAGCCATGAAACTTGAAATTGAGCGTCAAGACTTCCTCAAAGCGTGGCAGAACGCCGAGAAATTAACCGCGTCAAAGACATCAAACGAGTCAGCAAAAGGAGTCCTGATTACAGCGTCAGAAGACAATACAGTGATTCTTGAGGCCACAGACCTAAGCACCTCAATACGATGCCGGGCAAAAGGCGCAAACGTTACAGAGCCGGGAAAAGCCGTAATCCCAGCCGCGATTTTCGGGGGCATTCTCCGCAAGTTAGACACAGAAGACTTTGTGCTTGAAGTAAATTCCGAGCGCGGATTCCTCAACGCAGGCCGCAATAAAATGCGTTTCGCTGTAATTTCCGCTGAGACGTTCCCGAACATCCCGGAAAGCTCATCCGCTGAAGTCATCTGCGAAATTCCTGCCCCGGTTCTCGCCAGAATCATCGCTGAAGGAAGCTCGGCAGCCTCACAGCCTCAGGATTTCCCGAAATATCTCGGCACGTGCCTCATGAGGTGCTCAGGCGGTCAGCTCACAGCAGTGTCAACGGACGGTAAACGACTCTCACTCTCGAAAGCTCCCTGCATGGCCTCAAAGGATGAAGATTTACTGCTCCCGGCAAATTCCCTAAAGGAGCTGGGAAAGAATCTCGGCTCACTCGGCGAGGAGAAAACTGTGCGTATACTTTCCGGCGACTCTGTCGTGTGGTTCGGGCTTGAGGAAGCAGAGTACTCAATACGGAGCGTTGAAGCCTCGTTCCCGAAATATGAGCGCATACTCAACGAGGACAAGCACACTATACTGAAGACTAACGCCGCGGAATTGCTGAAAGTTCTTGAGCGTATCGACATAATCGCAAAAACTACGACGGCTCATATAATGTCAGTCTCAATGAATCCAGGCGGAGACATGAGAATCACAGCCCGCGCACCCGAATTAGGCACGGCAAGCGAGACACTTCAGCCCGAAATCACCGGGGAATATTTGCAGCTCGGCTTCAACGTAGGCTACTTCATGGACGGACTAAAGGCACTCGGAAATGAACAGGCCGTAATAGAGTTCTCCGGCGAGGAAGGACAGACACGCATGAAGCGCGACGGCACGGAAGATTTCCTGTATATGCTCATGCCCGCGAGGTTAAGCACTCAGGACGCTATGACTGAGGAAGAGTCAGCCGATTTCACTTCAGCACCATATGAGCCTATGCCCGAACCCGAAAATCAGCAGGAACAGCCGCAAGAGTCTCAAGAGTCAGAATCACAGCAGAATAACGAGTCTGATACCCCGTTTTAGCGTTGAAGATTGACCGCATAACCCTGCGAAACTTCAGGAACTTTTCAGGCCCGACCCTTGTAATAAACTGGGAGCCGGGTATAAATTTGATTCTCGGCAAAAACGGCGCGGGAAAAACAAATCTTCTTGAGGCTCTCAGCATTATTACAGGCTGGGGGGTCATCACGGGCGGCAAAACATCGGGCGTTGTCTCGTGGGACTCTCCGAATCACCGGGCGCAGCTGTCAGCAGAAATTTCCGGCAATGAAACTTTCACTGTTGACGCGGAAATCTCCGGGCGAATCTCTCTTAGGTTCAACGGGAAATCAGTATCATTCACGGATTTGCGGCTCTCTGTTCCGTCAGTAATATTCCTCACGGGAAATTTGTCCCTCATTGACGGCTCCCCGTCATCGCGGCGGCTTTTTGTCGACAGGCTATGCGCGCTGTTCGTGCCTCCGTTCGCGAAAAGGCTTGCGGATTTCAGGACGGTATTACGCTCCCGCATATCGCTGATGAGGCAGGGAAAGAGTCCTGCGCCTACGGATATTCCGTTCTTCAGGCTCGGAGGGTGGATTATGGACATTCGGCGGGGAGTTCTTGCGGAGATGTCGAAAATTATACCCCCCGGGAAATTCTCGCTGTCATTCGTTCCGGCCATGAATGCCCCCGGTGAAGTATACCTGCGCGAGATGACCGCGAAAACCTCAGCCCGTGAGACTTACGCCCAGCACCCTTTGTACGGCCCGAACTATGACGACATATCAATAACCGTAACAGAAACAGGAAGACCCGCGGCAACATCTCTCAGCCGGGGACAGAAACGGAGACTCATACTTCACATGATACTTACAGCGGGAAGGCTCATATCTCAGAGATTGGGACGTGAGCCGATATTGCTGCTTGACGATCTGACAGCGGAATTAGACTCGGACGGAAGGCAGTGGATTCTCCGCGAATTGTCCGCTACAGGCTGGCAGTGTTTCATTACAGCCCCGGAGAAGCCGTTTGTTACCCGCAAAAAACTGGGCGTGTTACATTTGCCCGGCTGACGGATATTCAGTGTTTGCGGATAATTTCACGTATTATGCTCATTCCCCCGCGCACTAAATCACAGTCCGCCTGGCTTCCCATATGCCCGACACGGAAGACTCTTCCCGCTAATTTCCCGTAGTTGCCCCCGACAGCGAGTCCCCGTTCGCGCAATGCCCCGTCAAATTCCGGCCATGTGAATCCGTCAGGCACATAGAAAGCTGTTACTGTAGGCGATAAATATTCCGCGCTCTTTGGGAAAAGCCGCAGTCCCATTTCACGCCCAAGATCCCGGCATAACTCCGCGGCGTTTTTGTGGCGTTCAATTACGGCCTCCTGCCCCTCTCGCATAATCATCTTCAGGGAAATATTAAGAGCCTTCATCGCGTTCCAGTCGTGAGTGTAGGGTGTGAAGTGTTCACGGGGGACATTTTCCCAGCCCAAATATGACTCATAGCCGGAATAATTCACGTCATGTATGACTTCCCACGCTCTTTGTGATATTGATGATATTGACAGGCACGGAGGCAGCGACAAAACTTTTTGGCTTCCCAAGAGGCCGATGTCGATTCCGCATTCGTCAGCGAAAAGCTCAGACCCTCCTGCGGACGACACAAAGTCAACAACAAAAAGCGCGCCAAACTCGCGGGCAATGCTCCCGATTTCAGCGAGGCACGGCGTTATTGTCCCTGAAGGTGTCTCACAATGGACAGCCGTAATCACGTCAGGCCGGAAGACTCCCGCGTGTTCATGGACTCTTTCAGGGTCAGGGACTTCATCATACGGGAACGCGCAAATCTCAGCCACAGCTCCGAGACTCCGCGCCATTTCCGCGAACCCCTCGCCGAATATCCCGGACGACACAGCAAGAAGCCTGCTTCCCGGCCTAAGCGTACATTTCAGCGATGCCCATAATACTGACATTGCCTCGCCGGATGTGATGACTATATCATTTTTTGTGTGAATAAGTTTCTGCGTCAGTGATTGATTCTCGCGGTAAAGGGTGAAAAATTCGTCCTCAATGTCGGGGCTTCCGTAATCACTGCTCCATGCTGATTTTATTTCTTCTGGGACTCTGACGGGGCCGGGGATAAGTCCGATTCTGTAACGCTCCATAACACTATCTCTTCCCTTTCTGCTGACGGGGTTTCGAGGTGAGAATGATATTATACGCGGTATTCACAGCCTGTATAATCATTCCCATCACAAAAATTTTCACGGGGGACTTCATTTCAGTGTATCAGGACTCATATCAGGTAATCGTAATCGGCGGAGGCCACGCAGGATGTGAAGCGGCGTTAGCGTGTTCGCGAATGGGAATCCGTACCCTAATGCTGAATCTTAATGTCGACAATACAGCATTAATGCCCTGCAACCCGTCAATAGGAGGCCCGGCAAAAGGTCATCTAGTGCGCGAAATTTCAGCGTTAGGCGGAGAACAGGCAAGGGCGGCGGACTATTCGACTCTCATGATTCGCTGGCTGAACACGTCAAAGGGCGCGGCGGTCAGAGCATTGCGGGCGCAGTGTGATCCGTTCATGTACAGCAGGTACTACAGGAAATTGCTGACGGCGCAAAACAATCTCGACATACATCAGGACGAGGCAGAAGAGATTCTGACGGAGGGCGGGAAAATTTCGGGCGTTCTCACCCGGCACGGCTCACGCTATAATGCGCGGGCTGTCGTGATTGCGGGAGGGGTATACATGGCCGGGCGAGTCTTCATGGGTGATATTTCGTTCAGCTCCGGGCCTATGGGTCAGCAAAATTCCGCAAAGCTCGCACAGTCCCTTTCACGTTTGGGCATTAATACCGGGAAAATGCGTACCGACACGACTCCCCGTCTCAACATTCACACGATAGACTTCACCGGGATGACTCCGCAATTGTCCGAGAATGAGCCGCTCTGCTTTGACATTTTCGGGGAAGGGATGATTTATGCCGACTCGGATTATGCCTGCTATTTTTCGCGGACGACAGAGAAGACCTACGAAATTTTGTCGCGGAATATTTCACGGTCTCCGCTTGTTACCGGGGACGTTTCAGCACATGGCCCGCGCTACTGCCCGTCGATTGAGGATAAATTTTTGCGCTTCCCTGACCACATAACGCACCCGATTGTGTTTGAGCCTGTATCGCCGTCAAATGATGAAGTCTACGTGCAGAATTTTTCCACGAGCCTGCCCTACGATGTGCAAGCCGAAATGATACACTCCCTTCCCGGCTGTGAACACGCAAAAATCATAAAGCCCGGCTACGGAATCGAGTACACATACATTTTGCCGAATCAGTTAAAGCACTCGCTAGAGAACAAGAATATACCCGGCCTGTTTTGCGCGGGCCAGGTGAACGGGACATCAGGCTACGAGGAAGCCGCCGCTCAGGGAATATTAGCGGGCATAAACGCGGCCATGTATGTGCGTAATGATGAGCCAATAATATTGGGACGCGATGAGGGATATTTGGGCGTTCTTGTCGATGACCTGACAACGAAAAACACCGATGAGCCTTACAGAATGCTTACAGGAAGGTGCGAGCATAGATTGTTATTGAGATGGGACAACGCCCCGCACAGATTATCGCGTTACGGGAGGAAGGCAGGACTGATTGACGACTCTCGCTGGGCATTCTTGGAGGAAAGATTCAGGCGTGAAGATGACGAGATTACGCGGCTGAAGTCAGCAAAAATTTCACCGTCAGCAGAAATTGAGACATTATGCGCGGCATACGGTGCTGAAATTCTGACCGAGACAATGACTCTTGCCGACTACATGAAGCACAGGGGAGTAACATATGAGCTTGCGGAAAAATTATCGCCGTCAGCAGAAAAACTCACACGCGAGGAAGCAGCCCATGTTGAGACGGAAATACGTTACGCGGGGTATCTTGAGCGTGAGAACAGAGTCGCAGGGAGAATGAAGAGTCTTGACGGCGCGAAAATCCCGGATGATTTCGACTATGACTCAGTGAAGGGACTCAGAGCCGAGAGCCTGCAGAAATTGAAGCGTTACAGGCCGGAATCGCTCGGCCATGCTCTGAGGATTTCGGGCGTTACTCCTGTTGACGTACAATTGATTTCGGTGATACTTTCGCGGGATGAGAGGAGGGGTAATCTAGATAGCATAAAAATATAATTTAGTGTAAAATAGTGCTATGGAAAACACGTATAACATAGCACAAGCAGCAAAATATTTAGGCTTTAAGGTAAAAACACTCCAAAAGTGGGACAGGGAAGGAAGGTTAATTCCCGCTTATCGAACTAAAACTAATCGGAGAGTTTATACGCAAAGCCAGCTTGACGAATTTATAGGATTGCGGACGCAAGATACACGCACAAGAGTTATAGCCTATTGCCGAGTATCAAGTACAGCACAGAAGCCGGATTTAGTAAATCAGCTTGAAATCCTGAAAGAATATTGCTCAAAGTCTGGATTATCTAACGTAGAGTTTATCTCGGAAATCGGCGGCGGATTAAACTTTGAGCGCAAGAAATTCCTTGAGATTATGGACGCAGTAGAACGGTATGAAGTGAAAATGCTGATAATCGCCCATAAAGACAGGTTAGCGCGTTTCGGTTTTGAATATTTCCGTCATTTTCTTGCAAAACATAACTGCGAGCTTGTAATCCTGAATGATGAAAAAATGTCGCCAGAGCCGGAAATGGTAGAAGACTTAATGACAATAATACATTGTTTCAGTTCACGGCTTTACGGGTTAAGGAATTACCGCAAGTCGCTC of the Synergistaceae bacterium genome contains:
- a CDS encoding ABC-F family ATP-binding cassette domain-containing protein; translated protein: MIDIKNLSLSFGEHVIFRGLNLQITNSARLGIVGANGAGKTTLLRVIMGEVEADSGVIERSRGLTVGCLPQDLAELESVPLMQYLKDKAGISQAEAKLRAVEEKLSQSAENHEALLQEYSRLERRFEDSGGFSFEAMAMKVLRGLGFRKGDESKNCRDFSGGWKMRIAMAGLLLSSPDVLLLDEPTNHLDTESMEWLEGWLRTHKGAVVSVSHDTRFLENTAENIADLEHGVITLYPCSYDEYLQAKEQSRELLRKAFARQQSEIRHIESFIDRFRYKATKAAQVQSRIKQLEKIERIELSQDAKSVKLTIPEAPPSGREVLRVSDLAKYYDGVKVFEGVNFVIERGERVALVGVNGAGKSTLLRLLSLTESPTSGSIKHGHNVKFSYYSQESAQNISYSNTVWEEARSVSSKLNDVERRNLLGAFLFSGDEIYKPAGVLSGGEKARLALYKLMIEPTNFLILDEPTNHLDTDTREIVERALLKYQGTLLIVSHDRHFLDALAERVLEIRDGNLYDYPGNYSWFLEKREQTITPADDMKQSAKTKSPKRDDNLREIREIKKAVSQAEKEISGHESRVAEIDGLLCLPETLRDSQKVQALMTERANLSRGLEELYSRWENLSLKLDGLKG
- a CDS encoding flavodoxin family protein, which produces MRALFVNGSPRKNWNTHKMLESAMKGASDSGAECEMIHLYDYKFKGCVSCFACKVKNNKTAGLCAYRDDLRPVLEKALASDVIIAGSPVYFSYPTGMFRSFIERLLFPIMKYEVNPDGTRPRAIDRTIYSGIIYTMNCPEDLAAKIHYPEYLAPNADAMKLVLGHCETVCAYNTYQFADYSRYDCSMFSEPEKARHREEVFPEDLKKAYDLGARLVNMAKA
- a CDS encoding MFS transporter, which translates into the protein MTSRIFKAESQYKAFILSLAVFGLAYGLYKAVLDNYLAEIVSMSQFDRGVSEFFRELPGFMLVFVLALLYEFSAEKIFKAGAVIMLAGMAMQSVIPASRFLVTCAVFVYSLGEHMQYGMRSTLALEYARNGRGGAALGLQNSAYQFGTLAGYIVVAIVFGLMAGKMNLYRPVFVVSSAITLIGFVITLKMTGRSGHEHTVTRFYFRRKYFKFYMLEIFYGARKQIFFTFGPYLLVLFYGAGAMAISILFALSAIATFIFSPIVGKIIDRYGYKIVMVMDTLILVIVCFFYGFAHHIFPKNIAFLVCCVNYILDAVISLASMASNVYVQDLSDTPEEVKATIATGVSVNHLITILIALFGGWIWQTMGIETLFMMSAIFGLFNSAYAATINTEDSRRAFV
- a CDS encoding methylated-DNA--[protein]-cysteine S-methyltransferase, which codes for MAPCFSHSYISPLGGITLCSDGENITALYFSDMLREDSAHAEPQSLPVFEQAREWLDIYFSGKKPGFIPPLKIEGSEFHRSICGIILTITFGHVMTYSEIAKVNAERRKIPGISPQAVGRVAANNKILIMIPCHRVIGSKGSLTGYSGGISRKLKLLELEGFDISQLSKH
- a CDS encoding 4Fe-4S dicluster domain-containing protein, with translation MGMRGIHTSVNDIRRAIFSEVAKLSYNYKPGDLSEMERIPYRVIPGEISHYRDDVFLERAIVRERIRLAMGLPLRKASEHAPVSTGAEECVHPEKYYQPPLINIIKFACHSCPDNKVVITDQCQGCIARPCSQVCPKDAIYFERGQGHINYEKCIKCGKCMGVCQYGVILRMQRPCAVACGMKAIVTDEYGRADIDQEKCVSCGMCLANCPFGAIADKAQIFQCIQAIRSETPVYAAIAPAVAGQFGKTLTPEKMRAAFMALGFADVIEVAVGADLCTLQEAEDFVKEVPDRLPFMGTSCCPAWSVMAKKEFPQFAECISMALTPMVLTGRLIKKEHPGCKVAFIGPCAAKKLEASRRSVRSDVDFVLTFEEVLGMFEAKEVDFDYLEKMPVPDNASADGRGFAVSGGVAEAVVNCIKNLHPEREVLTERAEGLNDCRKMLLMAKAGKRNGYLLEGMACPGGCVGGAGTVELITQAAGEVAKIKRISKKAHAYESEFEKILPDLEE